In one Methanobrevibacter arboriphilus genomic region, the following are encoded:
- a CDS encoding TIGR01177 family methyltransferase, which produces MDLLLIQSQEHETLPLAELKAVLTCENIDCDVEVITQGLILLKSLNELDFYKNYKTLVRRLAYTHEIHELILRTDLNNLESGFNSVNWNDYIEEDFVVRIKRFEKVNIDTTDVERRLGHLILSSNNTASGTSGKTDVAELKVNLNNPKSFIRVVATQKEVFICIEKFKLNKKHFQNLKPHKRPFFYPGSMSPKLARCMVNLSHIKEDQLLLDPFCGTGGILIEGAMIGTKLIGSDINWKMKNGTLINLDYCSNLDYCDICENDYEAHHIDVRELKLYKKVDAVVTDPPYGISTSTGGEKSGKIFHQFLESIDYNMKENAYLCIAHPHYLDIDPFLNELGFKLLERHKIKMHKSLTRIISVIKKTN; this is translated from the coding sequence ATGGATTTATTACTTATTCAATCTCAAGAACATGAAACTCTTCCTTTAGCTGAGTTAAAAGCTGTTTTGACTTGTGAAAATATTGATTGTGATGTTGAGGTTATAACTCAAGGATTAATTTTACTAAAATCATTAAATGAATTGGATTTTTATAAAAATTACAAGACATTGGTTAGAAGATTAGCTTATACTCATGAAATTCATGAGCTTATATTAAGAACAGATTTAAATAATCTTGAAAGTGGTTTTAACTCTGTTAATTGGAATGATTATATTGAAGAGGATTTTGTAGTTAGAATTAAAAGGTTTGAAAAAGTCAATATTGATACAACAGATGTTGAACGAAGACTAGGTCATTTAATTTTATCTTCAAATAATACTGCTTCTGGTACTTCTGGAAAAACTGATGTGGCTGAATTAAAAGTTAATTTAAATAACCCAAAATCATTTATTAGGGTTGTAGCTACTCAAAAAGAAGTTTTTATTTGTATTGAAAAATTTAAACTTAATAAAAAACATTTTCAAAATTTAAAACCTCATAAACGTCCTTTTTTTTATCCAGGTTCTATGAGTCCTAAGCTTGCTCGTTGTATGGTTAATTTATCACATATAAAAGAAGATCAGCTTCTTCTGGATCCTTTTTGTGGTACTGGGGGTATTCTTATTGAAGGTGCTATGATAGGTACTAAGCTTATTGGTTCTGATATTAATTGGAAAATGAAAAATGGAACACTGATAAATCTTGATTATTGTAGTAATCTTGATTATTGTGATATTTGTGAAAATGATTATGAGGCTCATCATATTGATGTTCGTGAGTTGAAACTGTATAAAAAGGTGGATGCTGTTGTTACTGATCCTCCTTATGGTATTTCAACTTCTACTGGTGGTGAAAAAAGTGGTAAGATATTTCACCAGTTCCTTGAATCAATAGATTATAACATGAAAGAAAATGCATATTTATGTATAGCTCATCCTCACTATCTTGATATAGATCCTTTCTTAAATGAGCTTGGCTTCAAATTATTAGAGAGGCATAAGATTAAAATGCATAAAAGTTTGACTCGTATTATTTCTGTTATTAAAAAAACCAATTAA
- a CDS encoding zinc ribbon domain-containing protein, producing the protein MESEKHKYCIYCGEKISADAEKCEHCGNWFERISVSRNHIQNNYVSKDNLKEDNDLKNGNTNDIHINDIGDKSESFSESNSVNNYNKKNFPEYSNILPIRRLLLLMAFTLGLYSFYWVYKTNCYLRDDLGKDVSPGIRTFLMIIPIANIVVFYQTLEDMSQFIKQEKIESSYSSGLNVLTLIFSNFLPFIGVVLSFWVYTNVQESINEFWRIKQSNLPVRREFSNSEILVMILGAIFWLVFFIFYIGFLAYAGSMV; encoded by the coding sequence ATGGAGTCTGAAAAACACAAGTATTGTATTTATTGTGGAGAAAAGATCTCTGCTGATGCTGAAAAATGTGAACATTGTGGAAATTGGTTTGAAAGAATTTCAGTATCTAGAAATCATATTCAAAACAATTATGTTTCAAAAGATAATTTAAAGGAAGATAATGATTTAAAAAATGGAAATACTAATGATATTCATATTAATGATATTGGGGATAAATCCGAGTCTTTTTCAGAATCTAATTCTGTTAATAATTATAATAAAAAGAATTTTCCTGAATATTCAAATATTCTTCCAATAAGAAGACTTTTACTTTTAATGGCTTTTACATTAGGCTTATATTCATTTTACTGGGTTTATAAGACTAATTGTTATTTAAGAGATGATCTTGGTAAGGATGTTAGTCCAGGTATAAGAACATTTTTAATGATAATTCCTATAGCTAATATAGTAGTTTTTTATCAAACCTTAGAAGATATGAGCCAGTTTATTAAACAAGAAAAAATTGAATCTTCTTATTCTTCAGGTTTAAATGTGTTAACTTTAATATTTTCTAATTTTCTTCCATTTATAGGAGTAGTACTATCTTTCTGGGTATATACAAATGTTCAAGAGAGTATTAATGAATTTTGGAGGATTAAACAATCTAACCTTCCTGTCAGAAGGGAATTTAGTAATTCTGAAATATTGGTGATGATTTTAGGAGCTATATTTTGGTTAGTGTTTTTTATATTCTATATTGGATTTCTAGCTTATGCTGGATCAATGGTTTAA
- the trxB gene encoding thioredoxin-disulfide reductase, whose protein sequence is MEKYDIIIIGAGPGGLTAGLYAGRQGTKTLLLDKGLAGGAGLMVPSMENYPGFELIAGMSLIAKMKKQTEKNVNINEMENVESIKKINNGFIIKTSETEYHAKSLILATGATHRKLGVPGEDEFKGLGVSYCATCDGLLYKDKDILMIGGGNSALQEAIFLHNVGCNVTIVHRRDKFRAEKYLQDKIDEKQIPVIWDSVVEEIKGNQMVESVVLSNKKDGSKEELKVQGIFIAIGDTPSSELAKELAVNVDKYNHIIVDKTQKTNVDNVYAIGDVTGGVKQWVVACGEGAIAATYAYQGLEHTNNRDIN, encoded by the coding sequence ATGGAAAAATATGATATTATAATCATTGGTGCAGGTCCTGGAGGATTAACAGCAGGATTATATGCTGGAAGACAAGGAACAAAAACTTTATTATTAGATAAAGGTCTTGCAGGTGGTGCAGGATTAATGGTTCCTTCAATGGAAAATTATCCTGGTTTTGAGCTAATAGCGGGTATGAGTTTAATAGCTAAAATGAAAAAACAGACTGAAAAAAATGTAAATATTAATGAAATGGAGAATGTTGAGTCTATAAAAAAAATTAATAATGGATTTATAATTAAAACTTCTGAAACTGAATACCATGCTAAATCACTTATTTTAGCAACTGGAGCTACTCATAGAAAATTAGGTGTTCCTGGTGAAGATGAATTTAAAGGCCTTGGTGTTTCTTATTGTGCTACTTGTGATGGATTACTCTATAAAGATAAAGATATTTTGATGATTGGTGGGGGAAATAGTGCTCTTCAGGAAGCTATATTCTTACATAATGTTGGATGTAATGTTACAATTGTTCACAGACGTGATAAATTTAGAGCTGAAAAATATCTTCAAGATAAGATTGATGAAAAACAGATACCTGTTATTTGGGATTCTGTTGTTGAAGAAATAAAAGGTAATCAAATGGTTGAGTCTGTAGTTTTATCAAATAAAAAAGATGGTTCTAAAGAAGAATTAAAAGTCCAAGGAATTTTTATAGCTATCGGAGATACTCCTTCAAGCGAATTAGCTAAAGAATTAGCTGTTAATGTTGATAAATATAATCATATAATTGTTGATAAAACCCAAAAGACAAATGTTGATAATGTTTATGCTATTGGTGATGTGACTGGTGGTGTAAAGCAATGGGTTGTTGCTTGTGGTGAAGGTGCAATAGCTGCCACTTATGCTTATCAAGGTCTTGAACACACTAATAATAGAGATATAAATTAA
- a CDS encoding ATP-binding cassette domain-containing protein: protein MILSWKKMGKTVIIAEHRLYFLKDIIDRMIYMKDGEIQRIISNEEFNLMDNKSFLNLGIRALSLNNLTKNKKNIFDEINEHNIKNSSKEHNIKDSQSKHYFTLKNFKFSYGKMLAIDINSIKIPKNEIIAIIGDNGAGKSTFARCLCGLERKCKGTININGKNLKSKNRLRISYMVMQDVNHQLFAESVLDEIFLSLDYNDHINKQNLMNKEKREIAENILKKLDLLQLKDAHPMALSGGQKQRIAIGSAIASNKEIIIFDEPTSGLDLKHMKEVANNIKNLQKRGISSFIVSHDLELILECCNYVIHFEEGKIIDKYYIDDEGERKLKEFFIPSF from the coding sequence ATGATTCTTTCTTGGAAAAAAATGGGTAAAACGGTTATCATAGCAGAGCATAGGCTATATTTTTTAAAAGATATCATTGATCGTATGATATATATGAAAGATGGAGAAATTCAAAGAATAATATCCAATGAAGAGTTTAACTTAATGGATAATAAATCTTTTTTAAATTTAGGAATTAGAGCATTATCTTTAAATAATCTAACAAAAAATAAAAAGAATATTTTTGATGAAATAAATGAACATAATATTAAAAATTCTAGTAAAGAACATAATATAAAAGATTCACAATCAAAACATTATTTCACATTAAAAAATTTTAAATTTTCATATGGCAAAATGTTAGCTATAGATATAAATTCAATTAAAATTCCTAAAAATGAAATAATAGCTATTATTGGAGATAACGGTGCTGGTAAATCCACATTTGCAAGATGTTTATGTGGTTTAGAGCGTAAATGTAAAGGAACAATAAATATTAATGGAAAAAATCTTAAATCAAAAAATAGGCTTAGAATTTCATACATGGTAATGCAAGATGTTAATCATCAGCTATTTGCAGAGAGCGTATTAGATGAAATTTTTTTAAGCTTGGATTATAATGATCATATTAATAAACAGAACTTAATGAATAAAGAAAAAAGAGAGATAGCTGAAAATATTTTAAAAAAGCTTGATTTATTACAATTAAAGGATGCACATCCAATGGCTTTATCTGGTGGGCAAAAACAAAGAATAGCTATAGGTAGTGCAATAGCTTCTAATAAAGAAATAATAATTTTTGATGAACCAACAAGTGGTTTAGATTTAAAACATATGAAAGAAGTAGCTAATAATATAAAAAATCTTCAAAAAAGAGGAATTAGCTCTTTTATTGTTTCTCATGATCTTGAACTTATTTTAGAATGTTGTAATTATGTTATACATTTTGAAGAAGGAAAGATAATTGATAAATATTATATTGATGATGAAGGAGAAAGAAAATTAAAAGAATTTTTTATTCCAAGTTTCTAA
- a CDS encoding GMP synthase subunit A translates to MKILIINNKGQYNHRIGRSLRYLNIPYELIPNNLSIDEIKEKEPMGLIFGGGPSIEESENSLEYINNIDDINVPVLGICLGHQLIAKSFGGKVSSSSTESYAQIDIEILDENKLFKGVSSPMKVWTSHKDEVKTLPRNFKTLAKSSICDIEAMKHEKKDIYGIQFHPEVHHTPEGELIFKNFLEICENNL, encoded by the coding sequence ATGAAAATTTTAATTATTAACAACAAAGGCCAATATAATCATAGAATTGGCAGAAGTTTAAGATATTTAAATATTCCTTATGAACTAATTCCAAATAACCTTTCAATAGATGAAATTAAGGAAAAAGAACCTATGGGTCTGATCTTTGGAGGAGGTCCATCTATTGAGGAATCAGAAAATAGTTTAGAATATATTAATAACATTGATGATATTAATGTTCCTGTTTTAGGAATATGTTTAGGTCATCAGCTAATAGCTAAATCATTTGGAGGAAAGGTTTCAAGTTCTTCAACAGAAAGCTATGCTCAAATTGATATAGAGATATTGGATGAAAATAAGCTTTTTAAAGGAGTTTCCTCACCTATGAAAGTTTGGACTTCTCATAAAGATGAAGTTAAAACCTTACCAAGAAATTTTAAAACATTAGCTAAATCGTCTATATGTGATATTGAAGCTATGAAACATGAGAAAAAAGATATTTATGGTATTCAATTTCATCCTGAGGTTCATCATACTCCTGAAGGGGAACTTATCTTTAAAAATTTCCTTGAAATATGCGAAAATAATTTGTAA
- a CDS encoding (R)-citramalate synthase: MKIKVLDTTLRDGEQTPGISLTASEKLRIATKLDEIGVNIIEAGSAITSQGERKSIKEITSEGLNAEIASFARAVKVDVDAALECDVDSVHLVVPTSNLHIEHKLKKSKEEVLSQAIDASEYALDHGLIVELSAEDATRSEMKFLKEIFNQGVDVGVQRICACDTVGMLTPEKSFEFYKELSTINAPLSVHCHNDFGLAVANTLGAIRAGATEFHCTVNGIGERAGNASLEEIIVSLKTLYGKGQNYTIEDNDSSIYKTDINIQELYSTSKLVSRLTGVYLQPNKAIVGENAFAHESGIHADGVIKNAATYEPIVPELVGHKRKFIMGKHIGTKGLKNNLDELGIKANDEQFKEIFEKVKSLGDMGKCVTDVDLQAIAYNVLELKREQKVKLEEVTIVSGNKVIPTASIKLKIDDKDILEAGVGIGPVDAAIVAVKKGISEFADVELEEYHVDAITGGTDALIDVIVKLRLGDKIISARSTQPDIINASVEAYLSGVNRLLEDVE, from the coding sequence ATGAAAATAAAAGTATTAGACACTACTCTTCGTGATGGGGAGCAAACTCCTGGAATATCGCTCACAGCCAGTGAAAAGTTAAGAATAGCTACAAAACTCGATGAAATTGGGGTTAATATTATTGAAGCAGGTTCGGCTATTACTTCTCAGGGTGAAAGAAAATCTATTAAAGAGATAACAAGTGAAGGTCTTAATGCTGAAATAGCTAGTTTTGCTCGTGCTGTTAAAGTAGATGTCGATGCTGCTTTGGAATGTGATGTTGATAGTGTGCATCTTGTTGTTCCAACTTCTAACCTTCATATAGAACATAAACTTAAAAAATCTAAGGAAGAAGTTTTATCACAAGCAATTGATGCTAGTGAATATGCTCTTGATCATGGATTGATAGTAGAATTATCTGCTGAAGATGCAACTAGAAGTGAAATGAAGTTTTTAAAGGAAATTTTTAATCAAGGTGTTGATGTAGGAGTACAAAGAATTTGTGCTTGTGATACTGTTGGAATGCTTACTCCTGAAAAGTCTTTTGAATTTTATAAGGAGTTAAGCACTATTAATGCACCTTTGAGTGTTCATTGTCATAATGACTTTGGCTTAGCTGTAGCTAATACTCTTGGAGCGATTCGTGCTGGAGCTACTGAATTTCATTGTACTGTAAATGGAATTGGTGAAAGGGCAGGAAATGCTTCTCTTGAAGAGATTATTGTTTCATTAAAAACACTGTATGGTAAAGGTCAAAATTATACAATTGAAGATAATGATTCTTCAATTTATAAAACAGATATTAATATTCAAGAACTTTATTCAACATCAAAACTGGTATCTAGACTTACTGGTGTTTATCTTCAGCCTAATAAAGCTATTGTTGGTGAAAATGCTTTTGCTCATGAGTCTGGAATTCATGCTGATGGTGTAATTAAAAATGCTGCTACTTATGAACCAATAGTTCCAGAACTTGTTGGTCATAAACGAAAATTTATAATGGGAAAACACATTGGAACTAAGGGATTGAAAAACAATCTTGATGAGCTTGGAATAAAAGCTAATGATGAACAATTTAAAGAGATCTTTGAAAAGGTTAAATCTTTAGGTGATATGGGTAAATGTGTTACTGATGTTGATTTACAAGCTATAGCTTATAATGTTTTAGAGTTAAAAAGAGAACAAAAAGTTAAACTTGAAGAAGTTACTATTGTTTCTGGAAATAAAGTTATCCCAACTGCATCAATAAAGCTTAAAATTGATGATAAAGATATTTTAGAGGCTGGTGTTGGTATTGGTCCTGTTGATGCTGCTATTGTAGCTGTTAAAAAGGGAATATCTGAATTTGCAGATGTTGAACTTGAAGAATACCATGTTGATGCGATTACTGGCGGTACCGACGCTTTAATTGATGTTATTGTTAAGTTAAGGCTAGGTGATAAGATAATTTCTGCAAGAAGTACACAACCTGACATTATCAATGCTAGTGTTGAAGCTTATTTAAGTGGTGTAAACAGACTTTTAGAAGATGTTGAATGA
- the guaA gene encoding glutamine-hydrolyzing GMP synthase, whose amino-acid sequence MISPSEFIKESIENIKNEINNEKTIIALSGGVDSSVCSVLVKEAIGDNLVAVFVDHGLLREGEVEEVCKTFENRLNFVYVDAKDEFLNALYGVDDPEEKRKIIGKVFIDVFEREAEKIEAKFLVQGTIAPDWIESEGKIKSHHNLALPGGMVLKVVEPVRDLYKDEVREIGLELDLPDELVFRQPFPGPGLAVRVVGELSEEKLEICRKADAIVREEIIKNGLDKELWQYFAVLTDTKVTGVKGDQRDFGYLVVLRMVASVDAMTAYVPELPWNVIRSISKRITSEVSEVTHVSLSISDKPPSTIEFA is encoded by the coding sequence ATGATTAGTCCATCTGAATTTATAAAGGAATCTATTGAAAATATTAAAAATGAAATTAACAATGAAAAAACTATTATAGCATTATCTGGTGGTGTAGATAGTTCAGTATGCTCTGTATTAGTTAAAGAAGCTATTGGTGATAATTTAGTAGCTGTTTTTGTTGATCATGGTCTTCTTCGTGAAGGTGAAGTTGAAGAAGTTTGTAAAACTTTTGAAAATAGGCTTAATTTTGTTTATGTTGATGCAAAAGATGAATTTTTAAATGCTCTTTATGGAGTAGATGATCCAGAAGAAAAAAGAAAAATTATTGGGAAAGTCTTTATCGATGTTTTTGAAAGAGAAGCTGAAAAAATTGAGGCTAAATTCCTTGTTCAAGGAACAATAGCTCCAGATTGGATTGAAAGTGAAGGTAAGATTAAATCTCACCATAATCTTGCTTTGCCTGGGGGAATGGTTTTAAAAGTTGTTGAACCTGTTCGTGATTTATATAAAGATGAAGTTAGAGAAATTGGGCTTGAACTAGATCTTCCAGATGAACTTGTTTTTAGACAGCCTTTCCCAGGACCCGGACTTGCAGTTAGGGTTGTTGGTGAGCTTTCAGAGGAAAAATTAGAGATTTGTAGAAAAGCTGATGCAATTGTTAGGGAAGAAATAATAAAAAATGGGCTTGATAAAGAATTATGGCAATATTTTGCAGTTCTTACTGATACTAAAGTTACTGGTGTAAAAGGCGATCAAAGAGACTTTGGATATTTAGTGGTTTTAAGAATGGTTGCATCAGTAGATGCTATGACAGCTTATGTCCCAGAATTACCATGGAATGTTATTAGATCTATATCTAAAAGAATAACTTCTGAAGTTTCTGAAGTTACTCATGTTTCTTTATCTATAAGTGATAAGCCACCAAGTACAATTGAGTTTGCATAG
- the cgi121 gene encoding KEOPS complex subunit Cgi121, whose protein sequence is MRNNSELKYNGENINELKLFETLGIEDNIEIVGFKGNIKNIPKILEKVDLIKDNCCDGCIIQLMDATAIAGKKHLFHGVIHAILAFKRGTNLANDLGIEIVLRTSAQRQISKALDVLGLKEKQMDMAIVLVNCPDYFIEELSEIFIRDDIVLKPNLSILKEIYNIPEEELAIMAVDDILIDRTSALIVEL, encoded by the coding sequence TTGAGAAATAATAGTGAATTGAAATATAATGGAGAAAATATAAATGAATTAAAGCTTTTTGAAACTCTTGGAATTGAAGATAATATTGAAATAGTTGGATTTAAAGGTAATATAAAGAACATTCCTAAAATTTTAGAAAAAGTTGATTTGATAAAGGATAATTGTTGTGATGGTTGTATAATTCAATTAATGGATGCAACTGCAATAGCTGGAAAAAAACATCTGTTTCATGGAGTAATTCATGCTATTTTAGCTTTTAAAAGAGGTACAAATTTAGCTAATGATTTAGGGATTGAAATTGTTTTAAGAACATCAGCTCAAAGACAAATATCAAAAGCTTTGGATGTTTTAGGTTTAAAAGAAAAACAGATGGATATGGCTATTGTTTTAGTTAATTGTCCTGATTATTTTATTGAAGAGTTATCTGAAATATTTATTAGAGATGATATTGTTTTAAAACCAAACTTATCTATACTTAAAGAAATATATAATATTCCAGAGGAAGAATTAGCTATTATGGCTGTTGATGATATTTTAATTGATAGAACTTCAGCTTTAATAGTTGAGCTATGA